From Myxococcales bacterium, a single genomic window includes:
- a CDS encoding formylglycine-generating enzyme family protein, which yields MNGAFAPSERSLAGRPSKSRCVLIAVILLGSVGLAGCKSKAPGGAADAASAPSGSLGPPVAPPAPMRGMLWIPGGALIAGTAPDAYPRLADQEMLGEQLILHGFYIDVFPFPNEEGAIPLTAASQPDAAAHCEEKGKRLCSELEWERACKGPTNTTYEYGNVYRAERCGTGASSAMRPTGFLAGCRSEFGVRDMHGGVWEWTDSPWGRGSDRALIALRGGNAAQGELVGRCANAIGRSADTKAANIGFRCCAGPRNDDEVALEVARGEKLDARASMNKELASAALALLPEEAKTDLGGQKGFHFEREWVWRPIGNEEIHVLSGCSGLAVKPACGILLVRATLTAPQVLAWVSSGYWAPMLYMDNDPRDLWLFGGDELGQFRRQVGYVWGHVSVGPKERKVPRPKKKKKKP from the coding sequence ATGAATGGCGCGTTCGCTCCGAGCGAACGCAGCCTCGCCGGCAGGCCAAGCAAGAGCCGGTGCGTCCTGATTGCGGTGATCTTGCTGGGCTCCGTCGGCCTTGCCGGTTGCAAGTCGAAGGCTCCGGGCGGCGCGGCCGACGCCGCGAGCGCGCCGAGCGGCTCCCTCGGGCCCCCGGTCGCCCCGCCGGCCCCGATGCGCGGCATGCTCTGGATCCCGGGTGGAGCGCTCATCGCAGGGACCGCACCGGACGCCTACCCGCGCCTCGCCGACCAGGAAATGCTCGGAGAACAGCTGATCTTGCACGGTTTCTACATCGACGTGTTTCCGTTCCCGAACGAAGAGGGTGCGATCCCGCTCACCGCGGCGAGTCAGCCGGACGCAGCTGCGCACTGCGAAGAGAAGGGCAAACGACTCTGCAGTGAGCTGGAGTGGGAGCGCGCGTGCAAGGGACCAACCAATACCACTTACGAGTACGGGAACGTCTACCGCGCGGAGCGCTGTGGGACGGGGGCTTCGTCCGCGATGCGGCCGACGGGTTTTTTGGCCGGCTGTCGCAGTGAGTTCGGCGTCCGCGACATGCACGGCGGGGTGTGGGAGTGGACGGACAGTCCCTGGGGTCGTGGCTCGGACCGCGCGTTGATCGCGCTCCGCGGTGGGAACGCCGCGCAAGGTGAGCTGGTCGGGCGTTGTGCGAATGCCATTGGACGCTCTGCCGACACGAAGGCTGCGAACATCGGCTTCCGCTGCTGTGCCGGTCCACGGAACGACGACGAGGTCGCGCTCGAGGTCGCGCGTGGTGAGAAGCTGGACGCCCGAGCGTCCATGAACAAGGAGCTCGCGAGTGCGGCTCTCGCGTTGCTCCCCGAAGAAGCCAAGACCGACCTCGGCGGCCAGAAGGGCTTCCACTTCGAGCGCGAGTGGGTCTGGCGCCCGATCGGCAACGAAGAGATCCACGTGCTCAGCGGCTGTTCGGGCCTGGCGGTGAAACCGGCTTGTGGCATCCTGCTCGTGCGGGCGACGCTGACCGCGCCTCAGGTGCTCGCCTGGGTGTCGAGTGGGTATTGGGCCCCCATGCTCTACATGGACAACGATCCCAGGGATCTCTGGCTGTTCGGTGGGGACGAGCTGGGGCAGTTCCGGCGCCAGGTCGGGTACGTGTGGGGACACGTGAGCGTCGGGCCGAAGGAGCGCAAGGTGCCGCGACCGAAGAAGAAGAAGAAGAAGCCATGA